The proteins below come from a single Arthrobacter crystallopoietes genomic window:
- the rpsG gene encoding 30S ribosomal protein S7, producing the protein MPRKGPAPKRPLVVDPVHGSPLVTQLINKVLVDGKKSTAERIVYGALEGVQTKTGGDPVAALKKAMDNVRPTLEVRSRRVGGATYQVPVEVKPGRATALALRWLVGYSKARREKTMTERLMNEILDASNGLGAAVKRREDTHKMAESNKAFAHYRW; encoded by the coding sequence ATGCCCCGCAAGGGTCCGGCCCCCAAGCGGCCGCTAGTTGTAGATCCCGTCCACGGTTCCCCGCTGGTTACCCAGCTGATCAACAAGGTTCTGGTCGACGGCAAGAAGTCCACTGCAGAGCGCATCGTTTACGGTGCCCTTGAAGGTGTCCAGACCAAGACCGGTGGCGATCCCGTTGCCGCTCTGAAGAAGGCCATGGACAATGTCCGGCCTACCCTCGAGGTCCGCTCCCGCCGTGTCGGTGGCGCCACGTACCAGGTTCCCGTTGAGGTCAAGCCGGGCCGCGCCACGGCTCTGGCACTGCGCTGGCTGGTTGGCTACTCCAAGGCCCGCCGCGAGAAGACCATGACCGAGCGTCTCATGAACGAGATTCTGGACGCCTCGAACGGTCTGGGTGCCGCTGTGAAGCGTCGCGAAGACACCCACAAGATGGCCGAGTCCAACAAGGCCTTCGCTCACTACCGCTGGTAA
- the rpsL gene encoding 30S ribosomal protein S12, with protein sequence MPTINQLVRKGRSPKVNKTKAPALKGSPMKRGVCTRVYTTTPKKPNSALRKVARVRLNGGIEVTAYIPGVGHNLQEHSIVLVRGGRVKDLPGVRYKIVRGALDTQGVKNRKQARSRYGAKMEKK encoded by the coding sequence GTGCCTACGATTAACCAGCTGGTCCGCAAGGGCCGCTCACCCAAGGTCAATAAGACCAAGGCGCCCGCGCTTAAGGGCAGCCCCATGAAGCGCGGCGTCTGCACCCGCGTTTACACCACCACCCCGAAGAAGCCGAACTCCGCTCTTCGTAAGGTAGCCCGTGTCCGCCTCAACGGTGGCATCGAAGTTACCGCCTACATCCCCGGTGTAGGCCACAACCTGCAGGAACACTCCATCGTGCTCGTTCGCGGCGGCCGTGTTAAGGACCTGCCGGGTGTCCGTTACAAGATCGTCCGTGGTGCACTCGACACCCAGGGCGTGAAGAACCGCAAGCAGGCTCGTAGCCGCTACGGCGCGAAGATGGAGAAGAAGTAA